From a single Rosa rugosa chromosome 7, drRosRugo1.1, whole genome shotgun sequence genomic region:
- the LOC133720682 gene encoding protein EMBRYO SAC DEVELOPMENT ARREST 30, with the protein MVFKSKIKWVALFVLLLSLASLLRHLSMAKYPTVDLVQYSALTAFHNDFDSLLGTQRQRIPNRKLWAAVKPLQSLQPYANPRSNYPAPNEHTTRFIYAKIFGGFAKIRSSICDLVTISRLLNATLVIPEIQESTRSKGISTRFKSFSYLYDEEQFIASLKNDIIVVKSLPDNLKAARKRNEFKTFRPKNSASPNYYIKEVLPTLKKSKVVGLILADGGCLQSILPPSMAEFQRLRCRLAFHSLQFRQEIKILGQRMVERLHAWGQPFLAFNPGLLRETLAYHGCGELFQDVHTELIQYRRAQMIKRGVVKEELSVDSHFRRENGSCPLMPEEVGILLRAMGYPPKTIIYLTGSETFGGQRILVPLRAMFANLVDRTSLCTNKELSDLLGPETPLPLNPYQPPPAKSVEQLKEEWKRAGPRPRPLPPPPSRPIYQHEKEGWYGWITENDTEPEPSKVELRMQAHRLLWDALDYIVAVESDAFFPGFHNDGSGWPDFSSLVMGHRLYEIASSRTYRPDRKVVAELFNMTRDNMYHHKHNWILSVQEHLNKSLGEEGLIRQSLFSKPTSFISHPLPECSCRISSAESSVHLKGNDGRVVYGGEEECPKWMQQHGQEVPAQSTGEEVGKSDDNESSDYGNIVVEEPESNDDRTNVTLVFDQDDEMDPND; encoded by the exons ATGGTGTTCAAATCGAAGATAAAATGGGTGGCTCTTTTTGTGCTGCTTTTATCCTTGGCATCGTTGCTTCGGCACCTCTCTATGGCCAAGTATCCGACTGTGGATTTAGTCCAGTATAGTGCATTGACCGCATTTCATAACGATTTCGATTCTTTATTAGGAACACAAAGACAG aGAATTCCCAATAGGAAGCTCTGGGCGGCTGTCAAGCCCTTGCAGTCTCTGCAGCCTTATGCCAACCCTCGAAGCAACTATCCTG CTCCAAATGAACACACCACTCGCTTTATTTACGCTAAAATATTCGGTGGATTTGCCAAGATAAGATCTTCG ATCTGTGATCTGGTCACCATATCCAGGCTTCTAAATGCTACTCTTGTCATTCCAGAGATTCAAGAAAGCACTCGCTCAAAGGGCATCAG TACTCGTTTTAAGAGTTTCTCATATCTCTATGACGAGGAGCAATTTATTGCATCTCTCAAAAATGACATAATCGTTGTGAAGAGCCTGCCCGATAATCTCAAGGCTGCAAGGAAAAGGAATGAATTCAAAACTTTTAGACCCAAGAATTCAGCTTCTCCTAATTATTATATCAAAGAAGTCCTACCAACGCTGAAGAAATCCAAGGTTGTTGGCTTGATTCTTGCTGATGGTGGATGTCTGCAG TCAATCCTTCCGCCAAGCATGGCTGAGTTTCAAAGGCTTAGATGCAGGCTTGCGTTCCATTCACTCCAATTTAGGCAAGAAATTAAAATTCTTGGACAGCGGATGGTGGAGAG GTTACATGCATGGGGCCAACCTTTCCTAGCATTTAATCCTGGTTTATTGAGAGAAACCTTGGCATATCATGGTTGCGGTGAACTTTTTCAG GATGTTCACACTGAACTCATACAATATCGAAGGGCTCAAATGATTAAGCGGGGAGTTGTTAAGGAAGAACTAAGTGTAGATTCACACTTCCGCAGAGAAAATGGTTCTTGCCCGCTTATGCCTGAAGAG GTTGGTATTCTACTTCGTGCAATGGGATATCCtcctaaaacaatcatataTCTGACTGGTTCTGAAACATTTGGGGGTCAACGTATTCTAGTTCCTCTGCGTGCCATGTTTGCCAACTTAGTAGATCGCACTTCTTTGTGCACAAATAAAGAACTCTCTGATTTACTAGGGCCTGAAACACCTCTTCCTCTTAATCCTTATCAACCACCTCCAGCAAAAAGTGTGGAGCAGCTTAAGGAAGAATGGAAGAGAGCCGGTCCTAGGCCTCGTCCTCTTCCTCCACCTCCAAGTAGACCTATCTATCAGCATGAAAAAGAAGGTTGGTATGGTTGGATTACTGAGAATGACACTGAACCAGAGCCTTCAAAGGTGGAGCTAAGGATGCAAGCACATAGACTACTTTGGGATGCTCTTGATTATATTGTTGCAGTGGAATCAGATGCATTCTTTCCTGGTTTTCACAATGATGGCAGTGGGTGGCCCGATTTTTCAAGCTTGGTCATGGGACACCGTTTATATGAGATTGCTTCTTCGAGAACATACCGACCAGACAG GAAAGTTGTAGCAGAACTTTTCAACATGACCAGGGACAATATGTACCACCACAAGCATAATTGGATACTCTCGGTACAGGAACATCTTAACAAAAGCTTGGGTGAGGAGGGCCTAATTAGGCAATCGCTTTTCTCGAAACCAACATCATTCATTTCACACCCACTCCCGGAATGCTCTTGTAGAATATCTTCTGCCGAGTCTTCAGTTCATTTAAAAGGTAATGATGGCCGAGTTGTATATGGAGGGGAAGAAGAGTGCCCCAAATGGATGCAGCAGCATGGTCAAGAAGTTCCAGCCCAGTCAACTGGGGAAGAAGTGGGTAAATCAGATGACAATGAATCATCAGACTATGGAAATATTGTGGTTGAAGAACCAGAATCAAATGACGACAGAACTAATGTGACTCTAGTTTTTGATCAGGATGATGAAATGGAtccaaatgactaa
- the LOC133722468 gene encoding uncharacterized protein LOC133722468 isoform X2, which translates to MKFLSWGLVDAMHNAISKNCEAQCRPEGIEALPKGIVSKTSDFVMQPLWGPRTQKKPKSSTNLLAIAVGIKQKESVNKIVKKFLSSDFVVMLFHYDGNVNDWRDLEWSGRAIHVSAMNQTKWWYAKRFLHPDIVSEYAFIFLWDEDLGIENFNVGRYLSIIRKEGLEISQPGLDPDNSEVHHDFTARDKRSEVHRKINKTIGGGRRCNENSTDPPCTGFVEMMAPVFSRASWHCVWHMIEV; encoded by the exons ATG AAGTTTTTATCATGGGGATTGGTTGATGCTATGCACAATGCAATATCTAAAAATTGCGAG GCTCAATGCAGACCTGAGGGAATTGAGGCATTACCTAAAGGAATTGTTTCCAAGACCTCTGACTTTGTAATGCAACCATTATGGGGACCCCGAACTCAAAAG AAACCAAAGTCATCAACAAACTTATTGGCCATTGCAGTTGGAATCAAGCAAAAAGAAAGTGTAAACAAAATTGTAAAGAAG TTTCTATCAAGCGATTTCGTCGTGATGCTATTTCATTATGATGGTAATGTAAATGACTGGAGGGATTTGGAATGGAGTGGTCGGGCCATACATGTATCTGCCATGAATCAAACCAAGTG GTGGTATGCAAAGCGATTCTTACACCCAGATATTGTTTCTGAGTATGCATTCATCTTCCTTTGGGATGAAGACCTTGGAATCGAAAACTTTAATGTTGGAAG ATATCTATCAATTATTAGAAAAGAGGGGCTTGAAATTTCACAGCCAGGACTTGATCCTGACAACTCGGAGGTGCATCATGATTTTACAGCAAGAGACAAGAGATCAGAAGTACATAG GAAGATAAACAAGACAATTGGTGGTGGAAGGCGTTGCAATGAAAATAGCACAGATCCTCCATGCACAGG GTTTGTTGAAATGATGGCTCCTGTTTTTTCAAGAGCATCCTGGCACTGCGTGTGGCATATGATTGAG
- the LOC133722468 gene encoding uncharacterized protein LOC133722468 isoform X1 codes for MNVLSYFWLNEGFHYSQKFLSWGLVDAMHNAISKNCEAQCRPEGIEALPKGIVSKTSDFVMQPLWGPRTQKKPKSSTNLLAIAVGIKQKESVNKIVKKFLSSDFVVMLFHYDGNVNDWRDLEWSGRAIHVSAMNQTKWWYAKRFLHPDIVSEYAFIFLWDEDLGIENFNVGRYLSIIRKEGLEISQPGLDPDNSEVHHDFTARDKRSEVHRKINKTIGGGRRCNENSTDPPCTGFVEMMAPVFSRASWHCVWHMIEV; via the exons ATGAATGTTCTTTCCTATTTCTGGCTTAATGAGGGATTTCATTATTCACAGAAGTTTTTATCATGGGGATTGGTTGATGCTATGCACAATGCAATATCTAAAAATTGCGAG GCTCAATGCAGACCTGAGGGAATTGAGGCATTACCTAAAGGAATTGTTTCCAAGACCTCTGACTTTGTAATGCAACCATTATGGGGACCCCGAACTCAAAAG AAACCAAAGTCATCAACAAACTTATTGGCCATTGCAGTTGGAATCAAGCAAAAAGAAAGTGTAAACAAAATTGTAAAGAAG TTTCTATCAAGCGATTTCGTCGTGATGCTATTTCATTATGATGGTAATGTAAATGACTGGAGGGATTTGGAATGGAGTGGTCGGGCCATACATGTATCTGCCATGAATCAAACCAAGTG GTGGTATGCAAAGCGATTCTTACACCCAGATATTGTTTCTGAGTATGCATTCATCTTCCTTTGGGATGAAGACCTTGGAATCGAAAACTTTAATGTTGGAAG ATATCTATCAATTATTAGAAAAGAGGGGCTTGAAATTTCACAGCCAGGACTTGATCCTGACAACTCGGAGGTGCATCATGATTTTACAGCAAGAGACAAGAGATCAGAAGTACATAG GAAGATAAACAAGACAATTGGTGGTGGAAGGCGTTGCAATGAAAATAGCACAGATCCTCCATGCACAGG GTTTGTTGAAATGATGGCTCCTGTTTTTTCAAGAGCATCCTGGCACTGCGTGTGGCATATGATTGAG
- the LOC133722468 gene encoding uncharacterized protein LOC133722468 isoform X4, whose translation MGTPNSKVGIKQKESVNKIVKKFLSSDFVVMLFHYDGNVNDWRDLEWSGRAIHVSAMNQTKWWYAKRFLHPDIVSEYAFIFLWDEDLGIENFNVGRYLSIIRKEGLEISQPGLDPDNSEVHHDFTARDKRSEVHRKINKTIGGGRRCNENSTDPPCTGFVEMMAPVFSRASWHCVWHMIEV comes from the exons ATGGGGACCCCGAACTCAAAAG TTGGAATCAAGCAAAAAGAAAGTGTAAACAAAATTGTAAAGAAG TTTCTATCAAGCGATTTCGTCGTGATGCTATTTCATTATGATGGTAATGTAAATGACTGGAGGGATTTGGAATGGAGTGGTCGGGCCATACATGTATCTGCCATGAATCAAACCAAGTG GTGGTATGCAAAGCGATTCTTACACCCAGATATTGTTTCTGAGTATGCATTCATCTTCCTTTGGGATGAAGACCTTGGAATCGAAAACTTTAATGTTGGAAG ATATCTATCAATTATTAGAAAAGAGGGGCTTGAAATTTCACAGCCAGGACTTGATCCTGACAACTCGGAGGTGCATCATGATTTTACAGCAAGAGACAAGAGATCAGAAGTACATAG GAAGATAAACAAGACAATTGGTGGTGGAAGGCGTTGCAATGAAAATAGCACAGATCCTCCATGCACAGG GTTTGTTGAAATGATGGCTCCTGTTTTTTCAAGAGCATCCTGGCACTGCGTGTGGCATATGATTGAG
- the LOC133722468 gene encoding uncharacterized protein LOC133722468 isoform X3 yields the protein MHNAISKNCEAQCRPEGIEALPKGIVSKTSDFVMQPLWGPRTQKKPKSSTNLLAIAVGIKQKESVNKIVKKFLSSDFVVMLFHYDGNVNDWRDLEWSGRAIHVSAMNQTKWWYAKRFLHPDIVSEYAFIFLWDEDLGIENFNVGRYLSIIRKEGLEISQPGLDPDNSEVHHDFTARDKRSEVHRKINKTIGGGRRCNENSTDPPCTGFVEMMAPVFSRASWHCVWHMIEV from the exons ATGCACAATGCAATATCTAAAAATTGCGAG GCTCAATGCAGACCTGAGGGAATTGAGGCATTACCTAAAGGAATTGTTTCCAAGACCTCTGACTTTGTAATGCAACCATTATGGGGACCCCGAACTCAAAAG AAACCAAAGTCATCAACAAACTTATTGGCCATTGCAGTTGGAATCAAGCAAAAAGAAAGTGTAAACAAAATTGTAAAGAAG TTTCTATCAAGCGATTTCGTCGTGATGCTATTTCATTATGATGGTAATGTAAATGACTGGAGGGATTTGGAATGGAGTGGTCGGGCCATACATGTATCTGCCATGAATCAAACCAAGTG GTGGTATGCAAAGCGATTCTTACACCCAGATATTGTTTCTGAGTATGCATTCATCTTCCTTTGGGATGAAGACCTTGGAATCGAAAACTTTAATGTTGGAAG ATATCTATCAATTATTAGAAAAGAGGGGCTTGAAATTTCACAGCCAGGACTTGATCCTGACAACTCGGAGGTGCATCATGATTTTACAGCAAGAGACAAGAGATCAGAAGTACATAG GAAGATAAACAAGACAATTGGTGGTGGAAGGCGTTGCAATGAAAATAGCACAGATCCTCCATGCACAGG GTTTGTTGAAATGATGGCTCCTGTTTTTTCAAGAGCATCCTGGCACTGCGTGTGGCATATGATTGAG